One window of Mangrovibacterium diazotrophicum genomic DNA carries:
- a CDS encoding glycoside hydrolase family 28 protein: MKTLLLPLLIALICFSCSTKQSKLTTTTIQVEAPFKMPAVTIPDFTNCKKFLITDFGALKGDKDKTSAAIAAAIDEANKAGGGIVVIPEGEWLTGQLHFKSNVNLHLEKGAVLLFNDDPKDYLPPVHTSWEGLECYNYSPLVYAYECKNVAITGEGELKAKMDFWRTWFPRPSGHMNSLKRLYTMMVDDVPVEERVMVNDTANLRPHFIQFNRSENILLDGVKITNSPFWTIHPYLCKNVVLRNLHVYAHGHNNDGVDPEMTQNMLIENCEFDQGDDAIAVKSGRNQDAWRLNTPTKNLVIRNCYVRNGHQLLAVGSEMSGGVENVYMDSCTVADGASMFHLVFLKTNERRGGFIRSIYVSNVKGDKMREGVFGIETDVLYQWRDLVPTVERRLTPISDIHLENVHANNAKFISRILGQKELPVENIFLTNVVADTIREQPYIHENVINFRAE; this comes from the coding sequence ATGAAAACATTATTACTACCGTTACTCATTGCATTAATTTGCTTTTCGTGTTCAACAAAACAATCCAAATTAACGACAACAACTATTCAGGTTGAAGCACCTTTTAAGATGCCGGCCGTTACGATTCCTGATTTTACCAATTGTAAGAAGTTTTTGATAACAGACTTCGGCGCCTTAAAAGGTGATAAAGACAAAACTTCAGCGGCAATCGCGGCGGCGATTGATGAAGCCAATAAAGCTGGAGGAGGTATTGTTGTTATTCCTGAAGGAGAATGGCTGACGGGGCAGCTTCACTTTAAAAGCAATGTGAACTTACATCTTGAAAAAGGAGCAGTTTTGCTTTTTAACGACGATCCGAAAGATTACCTGCCGCCGGTTCACACCTCGTGGGAAGGTTTAGAATGTTACAATTACTCGCCGTTAGTGTATGCCTATGAATGTAAAAACGTGGCGATTACCGGTGAGGGCGAGCTAAAAGCTAAAATGGATTTTTGGCGCACCTGGTTTCCGCGTCCTTCTGGACATATGAACAGCTTAAAACGTTTGTATACTATGATGGTCGACGATGTTCCGGTTGAAGAGCGGGTGATGGTGAACGATACGGCAAACTTACGTCCGCACTTTATTCAGTTTAACCGGAGCGAAAATATATTGCTCGACGGAGTGAAAATCACAAACAGTCCTTTTTGGACCATCCACCCTTATTTGTGCAAAAACGTCGTGCTTCGCAACTTGCATGTATACGCCCACGGGCACAATAACGATGGCGTTGATCCGGAAATGACGCAAAACATGTTAATCGAAAATTGTGAATTCGATCAGGGTGATGATGCTATTGCTGTTAAGTCAGGTCGGAACCAGGATGCCTGGCGCTTGAACACACCAACTAAAAACCTGGTAATTCGCAATTGCTATGTTAGAAATGGGCACCAGCTGCTTGCTGTGGGTAGTGAAATGTCTGGTGGAGTGGAAAATGTATACATGGATAGTTGTACTGTTGCCGATGGTGCCAGCATGTTTCACCTGGTGTTTTTGAAAACGAACGAACGTCGCGGCGGTTTTATCCGGAGTATTTATGTGTCCAACGTAAAAGGTGATAAAATGCGTGAGGGGGTTTTTGGTATTGAGACCGATGTTTTATACCAGTGGCGGGATTTGGTTCCAACAGTTGAGCGCCGGTTGACTCCTATTTCGGATATCCATTTGGAAAATGTACACGCCAACAACGCGAAGTTTATTTCCCGAATTTTAGGGCAAAAGGAGCTACCCGTTGAGAATATCTTTTTGACGAACGTTGTGGCAGATACCATCCGGGAGCAACCTTACATTCATGAAAATGTGATCAACTTCCGGGCAGAATAA
- a CDS encoding RagB/SusD family nutrient uptake outer membrane protein gives MKLKIFITFFIAAAFMFTGCEDNFDPKIYGSLSTTNFPQSEDDCQGLLMSCYQPFHIYWAYNLSGTSQRNWYVPTGGTLKIFDATSDLMAPWTIKVWSGWTDLSEANYANCHLWSRAPSDANPNSLEKIRDVTRFTAIIGTLEDVDFLSDETRQQFVAEGRLLRGIMMYNLFHMYGPVPVLLDPDLVGTEEGEQNLVRPTLDEMTSYISEDFEYAMEYMSNSQPNGRYTADYARYCAMVHYLNEGYHVDGYYEKAIQMYTELKASGYDLYTDGGDDAYADQFMQGHKFNQEVIMAVSVSSSGNGSAANGSFNPIAYYLVPDDAATADAEGNATPFMKNGWRQAFNISTDFYDTFEDDDLRKNTILTSYLKKDYTTVTRDNIGDKWNGFVVNKYPQEIDQSYQPTDWPLARWADVLLMYAEAVARKNQSVPTGDALQGVNDVRARAGLDALSGDAVASYDGFMDALLMERGHELFFEGKRKIDLIRFNKYRHNCTLYKGETPTHQYIPLPDYAIDEAESYGKTLTQTFEREGWSQDN, from the coding sequence ATGAAACTTAAGATATTTATCACATTTTTTATCGCTGCAGCCTTCATGTTTACGGGGTGCGAAGATAATTTCGACCCGAAAATATACGGTAGTCTGAGTACAACCAACTTTCCGCAGTCGGAGGATGACTGCCAGGGATTATTGATGTCCTGTTACCAGCCTTTTCACATTTATTGGGCCTATAACTTATCGGGCACATCACAACGTAACTGGTATGTTCCAACCGGTGGTACGCTGAAGATTTTTGATGCAACATCGGATTTGATGGCACCATGGACTATTAAGGTTTGGAGCGGTTGGACTGATTTATCAGAAGCCAATTACGCAAACTGTCACCTTTGGAGTCGTGCGCCGAGTGATGCAAATCCAAACAGTTTGGAAAAGATTCGCGATGTGACCCGTTTTACGGCGATTATCGGAACACTCGAAGATGTTGACTTTTTGTCGGATGAAACGAGACAGCAGTTTGTGGCAGAAGGGCGCTTGTTGCGCGGAATTATGATGTATAATTTATTTCATATGTATGGACCGGTTCCCGTTTTACTTGACCCTGATTTGGTTGGAACGGAAGAAGGCGAACAAAACCTGGTGCGTCCCACGTTGGATGAAATGACATCTTATATTTCTGAGGATTTTGAATATGCGATGGAGTATATGTCAAACTCGCAACCGAATGGGCGTTACACCGCAGATTATGCCCGCTACTGTGCGATGGTACATTACTTGAATGAAGGCTATCACGTAGATGGTTACTATGAAAAAGCTATCCAAATGTATACCGAGTTGAAAGCTTCCGGTTACGACCTGTATACTGATGGTGGTGATGATGCCTATGCTGATCAGTTTATGCAAGGCCACAAATTTAACCAGGAAGTGATCATGGCTGTTTCTGTAAGTTCTTCAGGAAATGGTAGTGCTGCGAACGGCAGTTTTAACCCGATTGCTTACTACTTAGTTCCTGATGACGCGGCAACGGCTGATGCTGAGGGGAATGCAACTCCATTCATGAAAAATGGTTGGAGACAAGCGTTCAACATTTCTACTGATTTCTATGATACCTTCGAGGATGATGACCTGAGAAAAAATACAATTCTGACCTCGTACCTGAAGAAAGATTATACTACGGTTACGCGGGATAACATTGGTGACAAGTGGAATGGCTTTGTGGTGAATAAATATCCACAGGAAATTGATCAAAGTTACCAGCCGACCGACTGGCCTTTAGCTCGTTGGGCCGATGTGTTGCTGATGTATGCTGAAGCTGTGGCCCGTAAAAATCAGTCGGTTCCAACAGGCGATGCACTACAGGGAGTTAACGATGTACGCGCCCGTGCTGGTTTGGATGCATTAAGCGGAGACGCCGTGGCAAGCTACGACGGTTTTATGGATGCTCTGTTGATGGAGCGTGGTCATGAGCTGTTTTTTGAAGGCAAGCGTAAAATCGACTTGATTCGTTTTAATAAGTATCGTCACAACTGTACTTTGTATAAAGGCGAGACGCCAACTCATCAGTATATTCCACTTCCTGATTATGCGATTGATGAAGCTGAAAGCTACGGCAAAACGTTGACTCAAACCTTTGAACGCGAAGGTTGGAGTCAAGATAACTAA
- a CDS encoding SusC/RagA family TonB-linked outer membrane protein encodes MKKNGLWYSNSYRINVPLILKKMKLTILMICLGIITSFGSVYSQNSNLTFKLTNQSLKNVLSEIENQTNFSFLYQAKSINHEQRVSIDMTNADITDILDQLSEQAHFQYKILDNSVIVLTGGGESGSVQQPTKVTGKITDDTGFPLPGVTVVVKGTTVGTVTDGNGEYILTDVPADAILIFSFVGMRAQELPVAGKSNIDVVLEEESIGLDEVVAIGYGTVSKKNLTTAISKVETDDIQKSASSNMSQLMVGRAAGLQATVTSAQPGGAVDISIRGGGDPIYVVDGIVMPSSSLESGSGGSTTVVPSSVNRGGLAGLNPEDIESVEVLKDASAAIYGIGAANGVILITTKKGKKSPMNIDYSGSYSFVKNYPYTKSLNATDYMGLVNTFSKEQYLYNHDMGAYGNNAYDNGWTPAFSDSEIANAKSYDWVDEVLRNGAVNNHNLVIRGGSERVTYYVSGNYYNQEGTVMNSSMERFSMRSNLSLQLTDFLKLSTIANVNRNKYGNSSVGGASSGRGSQAAGALTAALSYPSYLPIKDEDGNYTQFSYIPNAVSMQDIDDATNSDGTYLNFIADIALVKDMLNAKLVYGNNKEMTDRYVYIPSTVYFDQMYQSRGNIAYDGRENQTFEATLAFNKEFGEFMNMDVVVGVGKYLNSSKGLSFAYDTQNDVIGNDDVSAVTGNMNPDSYKNEDEKRSQFLRANFDILDRYVIATTLRRDGTDKFFPDKKYAYFPSVSVAWKMTNENFMKNIHWLDLLKLRASYGTTGDDNLGSSLYGTYSPSLVIKFDEGNEVYSSYVQDGVDYPNVTWEKTVMKNIGLDFYLFKNRISGSFDVFRNDVTDMLGDANTAGLSMFGTYPINGGHIRRQGWDASLTTENIKTTDFLWKSVLTLSRYNSLWKERFPNYDYNDYQIRDDEPVNARYYYKTAGMINADLSNIPSSQPEDYAKAGFPIIVDNNNDGEITVDDVVMSNEVPKIYFGFGNTFTYKNWDLDVFVYSQLGVNKYNYAWEWADAASLANQTNNENKFAFDLWSSETNQGGRLPGYAYEASSVSLPGGAGIDVMYQNASFLRFRNITLGYNLSGKQLGSVVGKWVKNIRLYVDAQNPITITNFEGYDPEVRSGGSQKTFSAEYPQARTFTIGAKINFN; translated from the coding sequence ATGAAAAAAAATGGATTGTGGTACAGCAATTCGTACAGGATTAATGTGCCCTTAATTTTGAAAAAAATGAAGCTAACTATTCTAATGATTTGTTTGGGAATCATAACCTCTTTCGGGTCTGTGTATTCTCAGAATTCAAATCTGACTTTTAAGCTTACAAACCAAAGCTTGAAGAATGTGCTATCGGAAATCGAGAATCAAACAAATTTCTCGTTTCTGTACCAGGCTAAATCGATAAATCATGAGCAACGCGTCAGTATCGATATGACTAATGCCGACATCACGGATATATTGGATCAGCTGTCGGAACAGGCGCATTTTCAATACAAGATTTTAGATAACTCTGTAATTGTCTTAACCGGTGGAGGAGAGTCGGGGAGTGTGCAGCAACCGACGAAGGTAACAGGAAAAATCACCGACGATACTGGTTTCCCGCTGCCGGGAGTAACAGTAGTCGTAAAAGGAACAACTGTAGGTACAGTAACTGATGGCAATGGTGAATATATTTTGACAGATGTTCCTGCAGACGCCATTTTGATTTTCTCTTTCGTTGGTATGCGTGCGCAGGAACTTCCGGTGGCCGGAAAGTCGAATATTGACGTGGTATTGGAAGAAGAGTCAATTGGTCTCGACGAGGTGGTTGCCATTGGTTATGGTACGGTATCAAAGAAGAACCTGACAACAGCGATCTCGAAAGTGGAAACCGATGATATTCAAAAATCAGCCTCTTCAAATATGAGCCAATTGATGGTTGGTCGTGCTGCCGGTTTGCAGGCAACTGTTACCAGTGCACAACCTGGCGGTGCGGTTGATATTTCTATCCGTGGTGGTGGCGACCCAATTTATGTGGTTGATGGTATTGTTATGCCAAGTAGCTCTCTGGAATCCGGATCGGGTGGTTCCACAACAGTTGTTCCTTCTTCAGTTAACCGTGGTGGTTTAGCCGGTTTGAATCCGGAAGATATTGAATCAGTTGAGGTTTTGAAAGATGCTTCGGCTGCGATTTATGGTATTGGTGCTGCCAACGGTGTTATTTTAATTACGACTAAGAAGGGTAAAAAATCACCGATGAATATCGATTACAGCGGTAGTTATTCATTTGTAAAGAACTATCCGTATACTAAGTCGTTGAATGCGACCGATTACATGGGCCTCGTAAACACCTTCAGTAAAGAACAGTATTTGTATAACCACGATATGGGTGCCTATGGTAACAATGCCTACGACAATGGATGGACCCCCGCGTTTTCCGATTCTGAGATAGCCAATGCAAAAAGCTACGACTGGGTGGATGAAGTTTTGCGTAATGGTGCAGTTAACAACCATAACCTGGTAATCAGAGGTGGTAGCGAAAGGGTTACCTATTATGTGTCGGGTAACTACTACAACCAGGAAGGTACGGTAATGAATTCGAGCATGGAGCGTTTCTCCATGAGAAGTAACTTGTCGCTGCAGTTGACTGACTTCCTGAAATTGTCAACCATCGCCAATGTCAACCGCAACAAATATGGAAACTCCAGTGTCGGTGGTGCCAGTAGCGGGCGCGGATCGCAAGCTGCCGGTGCACTGACTGCCGCATTGTCTTATCCGTCGTATTTGCCAATTAAAGATGAAGACGGCAATTATACCCAGTTCAGTTACATTCCGAATGCTGTGTCGATGCAGGATATTGATGATGCGACAAATTCTGATGGAACGTACTTGAATTTCATTGCTGATATTGCGCTGGTGAAAGACATGTTGAATGCAAAACTGGTGTACGGAAACAACAAGGAAATGACAGACCGTTACGTGTATATTCCTTCCACTGTATATTTCGACCAGATGTACCAGTCGCGTGGTAACATCGCTTACGATGGACGCGAGAACCAAACATTTGAGGCAACGCTGGCTTTCAATAAGGAATTTGGAGAGTTCATGAATATGGATGTTGTAGTAGGTGTTGGTAAATACCTAAACTCGTCCAAAGGTTTAAGTTTTGCTTACGACACGCAAAATGATGTGATTGGTAATGACGATGTGAGCGCCGTAACCGGTAATATGAATCCGGATTCGTACAAAAATGAAGATGAAAAGCGCTCACAATTCCTGCGTGCCAATTTCGATATTCTTGACCGCTATGTAATTGCGACGACCCTGCGTCGGGATGGTACCGACAAATTCTTCCCGGACAAGAAATATGCATATTTCCCATCTGTCTCTGTTGCCTGGAAAATGACCAACGAGAATTTTATGAAAAACATTCATTGGTTGGACCTTCTGAAACTGCGTGCCAGTTATGGTACAACAGGTGACGATAACCTGGGATCAAGTTTGTACGGAACCTATTCGCCCAGCTTAGTTATTAAGTTTGACGAAGGTAACGAGGTTTATTCGTCGTATGTACAGGATGGTGTTGATTATCCGAACGTGACCTGGGAAAAGACTGTCATGAAAAATATTGGTCTTGACTTCTATTTATTCAAAAATAGAATTTCAGGTAGTTTTGATGTATTTCGCAATGATGTAACAGACATGTTAGGTGATGCCAATACGGCAGGACTGTCCATGTTCGGTACTTACCCAATTAACGGGGGCCATATTCGCCGTCAGGGATGGGATGCTTCTTTGACCACAGAAAATATAAAAACAACAGACTTCCTGTGGAAATCGGTTTTAACGCTTTCTAGATACAACTCGCTTTGGAAAGAACGTTTCCCAAATTACGATTACAACGATTATCAAATTCGTGACGATGAGCCAGTCAATGCCCGCTACTACTACAAAACCGCAGGCATGATCAATGCTGATCTGAGCAACATTCCTTCTTCTCAACCAGAAGATTACGCCAAAGCCGGTTTCCCGATTATTGTAGACAATAATAACGACGGTGAAATTACAGTTGACGATGTGGTGATGAGTAACGAAGTACCAAAAATTTATTTTGGCTTTGGTAACACGTTCACGTATAAAAACTGGGATTTGGATGTATTCGTTTATTCTCAGCTTGGCGTTAATAAATACAACTATGCCTGGGAGTGGGCTGATGCCGCATCGTTGGCTAATCAAACCAACAATGAAAACAAATTTGCATTCGATTTGTGGAGTTCTGAGACCAACCAGGGTGGTCGTCTTCCCGGTTATGCCTACGAAGCTTCCAGCGTATCGTTACCCGGGGGCGCTGGCATCGATGTAATGTATCAAAATGCATCTTTCCTGAGGTTCCGTAATATCACATTGGGGTACAATCTGAGTGGGAAACAGTTGGGATCTGTAGTTGGCAAGTGGGTGAAGAATATCCGACTGTATGTTGATGCACAAAACCCTATTACCATCACCAATTTCGAAGGATATGACCCTGAAGTTCGCTCCGGAGGCAGCCAAAAAACTTTCTCCGCCGAATATCCTCAGGCAAGAACCTTCACCATTGGCGCTAAAATCAATTTTAACTAA
- a CDS encoding FecR family protein, producing the protein MKLEILIQYIEGSSDESVKTRVEEWLAKDESNSDYLTKVTKVWSNIDELKALAAIDVDTDWAFIEKRISAKKVADSGTAVVRKMWWATPMLKIAASLLILVALGSAIWYMLGNKPTTTEMAQNFYEFNVPMGQKSSLTLPDGTKIMVNAGSTLRLPKQDMVGKREIWLEGEAFFEVTKNPSNPFYVNTPNIEVKVLGTSFNVRAYKDEHLVETTLVEGKVNLTNRYREEDEVNLTPNHKAILLLDKDVKLSASVGRDYSQNLRLGRIQVSDEIDPQNAISWTKGKLVFKEENFEFIAEQLARFYGVRIHIEDESLKSNKYSGTIKNISLEQALKALQMISEFQFVIKDDEVFIKK; encoded by the coding sequence ATGAAATTAGAAATACTCATTCAATATATTGAAGGTTCTTCGGATGAAAGCGTGAAAACACGCGTTGAAGAATGGCTTGCCAAGGATGAAAGTAATTCTGATTACTTGACGAAAGTAACGAAAGTTTGGTCAAATATCGACGAGCTTAAAGCGCTGGCGGCCATTGATGTTGATACCGACTGGGCGTTTATTGAAAAACGGATTTCAGCAAAAAAAGTCGCTGATTCCGGTACTGCAGTTGTCCGGAAGATGTGGTGGGCTACTCCGATGTTGAAAATCGCTGCATCGTTGCTCATTTTAGTCGCTCTTGGCAGTGCAATTTGGTACATGCTCGGAAATAAGCCGACTACGACGGAAATGGCACAAAATTTCTACGAATTTAATGTGCCAATGGGCCAAAAATCAAGTTTGACTCTTCCTGACGGAACCAAAATCATGGTCAACGCGGGAAGCACATTGCGGTTGCCCAAGCAAGATATGGTTGGGAAACGGGAGATATGGTTGGAGGGTGAGGCCTTTTTCGAGGTGACAAAAAATCCGTCGAATCCCTTTTACGTAAATACTCCGAATATAGAGGTCAAAGTTTTGGGCACGAGCTTCAATGTTCGGGCTTACAAAGATGAACACCTGGTTGAAACAACTTTGGTTGAAGGGAAAGTAAATCTTACAAACCGATACAGAGAAGAAGATGAGGTGAACCTTACGCCAAATCATAAAGCAATTCTGTTACTCGATAAAGACGTGAAACTATCCGCGTCAGTTGGTCGCGACTACAGCCAAAATCTGAGGTTGGGACGGATACAAGTGTCTGATGAGATTGATCCGCAGAATGCAATTTCCTGGACGAAAGGTAAACTGGTTTTCAAAGAGGAAAACTTCGAATTTATCGCCGAGCAGTTGGCGCGCTTCTACGGTGTTCGAATTCACATTGAAGATGAAAGTCTCAAATCAAACAAATATTCAGGAACCATTAAAAATATATCGCTCGAACAAGCTTTGAAGGCTCTGCAGATGATCAGTGAATTTCAGTTTGTGATCAAAGACGATGAAGTGTTTATCAAAAAATAA
- a CDS encoding RNA polymerase sigma-70 factor: MEKTPSYRSDEITTFLWHQIQNGDKEAFEIFFKGNYLKFCAFANQYTQNVDDAREVVQELFIYLWEHQQRLSEVKSIKTYIFSAIRYNSIRKRKASREKTLEISDVPEEEVMVDFQSELEYAQLQEQILEAIDSLPPQCQRIFKMSRFERMTYKQIAEVLNISPKTVEVQISKALRGLQKSFDSNLLGLVILLMTKK; encoded by the coding sequence TTGGAAAAAACACCTTCATATCGATCGGATGAGATAACGACCTTTTTGTGGCACCAAATACAAAATGGAGATAAAGAGGCCTTTGAGATCTTTTTCAAGGGCAACTATTTGAAATTTTGTGCTTTTGCTAACCAATACACCCAAAATGTTGATGACGCACGCGAGGTTGTTCAGGAGCTGTTTATTTACCTATGGGAACATCAACAACGGCTTTCTGAAGTAAAGTCGATTAAAACGTACATCTTTTCGGCTATTCGGTACAACAGCATCCGCAAGCGAAAAGCCAGTAGGGAGAAAACACTGGAAATTTCGGATGTACCCGAGGAAGAGGTGATGGTCGATTTTCAAAGTGAGCTGGAATATGCACAGTTGCAGGAGCAAATTCTTGAAGCGATCGACTCGCTTCCACCGCAATGTCAGCGAATTTTTAAGATGAGCCGTTTTGAACGAATGACGTACAAACAAATAGCCGAGGTGTTGAATATATCTCCGAAAACGGTCGAAGTACAGATTAGTAAAGCTCTTCGTGGTCTTCAAAAATCGTTCGATAGTAACCTGCTGGGACTGGTCATTTTGCTAATGACAAAAAAATAA
- a CDS encoding beta-galactosidase translates to MRYIFFSILLILIGYGTSGAQNLKRIDASKASSKVVSGQLKMGNPGPEGKTLEVNNHYLTLNGKPIIPVMGEVHYSRIPTEQWEDVLLKMKAGGVNIIAAYALWNHHEEIEGQFDWSGNKNIREFAKLCAKHDLYFYPRIGPWCHAEVRNGGTPDWILTKKNIKDRSNDPVYQHYADEWYKQVGLQLQGLMYKDGGPIIGVQLENEYRKGKGGEAHILWLKETAKKYGFDTPLYTVTGWQNGSVPPMEVIPLWAAYPDAPWADNLRRNEDKKDFLFKKYRDTDAVGDNVQKDREAYIDYDAYPYFTCEIGVGNMNTDHRRLQIGSRDGLALIMAKMGSGSNLPGYYMFAGGTNPLGQLTTLEENREESGYYNTNPVISYDFQAAINESGRLNSPYHEVKKLHYFLHEFGDRLAPMVPVFPEDNADFQYVVRSSGESAFVFGMNYFRHHDLEALKGVQFEVKLAGGTVTFPSKPVTISDGAIFMWPMNFALGNISLNYATAQPLCQVGDKWIFIEDAAASPEFSLKAAGLSSVTASTGKVKEKDGNYVVSGLKPGVDCEITMKGADGSTQKIIVLSKAEALNSWLLDLENGEKAIFVSDADLYANQGKVYAFDTNPNISVLKLNAEGDQNFEKYEYQLPEKKLQLEVEKVEPLKNATFLKTSAVDELDSKSILLHRFFLKEFSLNNPSEVKRAELLIYAETECKVQLNNRWVNQVVVPGQLTVLDVTGYTQKGENKLMLDFPFEAGDKAFAAELQVEHLNSNRVTFATNQAWLMRDSYIYPSFSTGFGGFSAPEQVDRLEISGTEQLANQHYEFSLPEGYADGLNNVYMQIDYTGDKGKLYFNQLLVADNFYSGDLWEIGLNRLHLSLDGQPLKLEISPLPINARVYFDDAAAKEAATNVSVKSVNLVPEYCVEVEF, encoded by the coding sequence ATGAGATACATCTTCTTTTCGATACTACTGATTTTAATTGGATACGGAACCAGCGGAGCACAAAACCTGAAGCGCATCGATGCGTCGAAGGCCAGTTCAAAGGTGGTATCCGGGCAACTAAAAATGGGAAATCCCGGCCCAGAAGGCAAAACGCTGGAAGTGAATAACCACTACCTGACACTAAACGGAAAGCCAATTATTCCGGTGATGGGAGAGGTGCACTACTCGCGTATTCCAACGGAACAGTGGGAAGATGTATTGCTGAAGATGAAGGCTGGTGGTGTGAACATCATTGCGGCCTATGCCCTCTGGAATCATCATGAGGAAATAGAAGGGCAGTTTGATTGGAGCGGTAATAAAAATATCCGCGAATTTGCGAAACTCTGTGCAAAACATGATTTGTACTTTTACCCCCGCATTGGCCCCTGGTGTCATGCCGAGGTGCGCAATGGGGGTACGCCCGATTGGATTCTGACGAAAAAAAATATCAAAGATCGTTCGAACGATCCGGTTTATCAGCATTATGCCGATGAATGGTACAAACAGGTTGGCCTGCAGTTACAAGGTTTGATGTACAAAGACGGTGGCCCGATCATCGGTGTTCAGCTGGAAAATGAGTACCGCAAAGGAAAAGGTGGCGAAGCGCACATTCTATGGTTGAAAGAAACTGCGAAGAAATATGGTTTCGACACCCCGCTGTACACCGTTACCGGTTGGCAAAACGGCTCGGTTCCTCCCATGGAAGTAATTCCACTGTGGGCTGCGTATCCGGATGCTCCCTGGGCCGATAACCTGCGACGCAACGAAGACAAAAAGGACTTCCTGTTCAAAAAATACCGGGATACCGATGCCGTTGGCGACAATGTGCAAAAGGACCGCGAGGCTTACATTGATTACGACGCTTATCCGTACTTCACCTGCGAAATAGGTGTTGGAAATATGAATACCGATCACCGCCGGTTGCAAATCGGGTCGCGTGATGGTTTGGCACTGATTATGGCCAAAATGGGATCGGGGAGCAACCTGCCCGGTTACTACATGTTTGCCGGTGGCACTAACCCGTTGGGGCAGTTAACAACCCTGGAAGAAAACCGCGAAGAAAGTGGTTACTACAATACCAACCCGGTAATTTCCTACGATTTTCAGGCGGCGATAAACGAGTCCGGTCGCTTGAATAGCCCCTACCACGAGGTGAAAAAACTACATTACTTTTTGCATGAATTTGGTGACCGCTTGGCACCCATGGTCCCGGTGTTTCCCGAAGATAATGCGGACTTTCAGTATGTGGTTCGATCATCAGGTGAATCAGCTTTCGTTTTTGGTATGAACTATTTCCGCCATCACGACTTGGAGGCATTGAAAGGTGTTCAGTTCGAAGTGAAGTTGGCCGGTGGAACGGTAACATTTCCATCGAAACCCGTTACTATTTCGGATGGCGCAATTTTTATGTGGCCAATGAATTTTGCCTTGGGAAATATCAGTTTGAACTACGCCACGGCGCAACCACTTTGCCAGGTAGGTGACAAATGGATTTTTATAGAAGATGCCGCTGCATCGCCCGAATTTAGCCTGAAAGCTGCAGGCTTAAGCAGCGTAACTGCCAGTACGGGTAAAGTAAAAGAGAAAGATGGTAACTATGTGGTGAGCGGCCTGAAGCCGGGTGTTGATTGCGAAATTACTATGAAAGGAGCAGACGGAAGCACGCAAAAGATTATTGTGTTGTCGAAAGCGGAAGCTTTGAATAGCTGGCTGCTGGATCTCGAAAATGGTGAAAAAGCTATTTTCGTGTCCGATGCTGATTTGTATGCCAATCAAGGTAAAGTCTACGCTTTCGATACGAACCCGAATATTTCTGTGTTGAAACTGAATGCCGAAGGCGATCAAAACTTCGAAAAATACGAATATCAACTACCCGAGAAAAAGCTACAGCTTGAAGTTGAAAAAGTTGAGCCACTTAAGAACGCGACTTTCCTGAAAACATCGGCTGTAGATGAGTTGGACAGCAAAAGCATCCTGCTTCACCGTTTTTTCCTGAAAGAATTCAGTTTGAATAATCCGTCGGAAGTAAAGCGCGCTGAACTCCTGATTTATGCCGAAACGGAGTGCAAAGTTCAGCTGAACAATCGCTGGGTGAACCAAGTGGTAGTGCCCGGGCAATTAACGGTACTGGATGTAACCGGTTACACGCAAAAAGGCGAAAATAAACTGATGCTGGATTTTCCGTTTGAAGCCGGCGATAAAGCCTTTGCGGCAGAACTGCAGGTGGAACATTTAAACTCGAATCGGGTTACGTTTGCCACGAACCAGGCTTGGTTGATGCGGGATTCGTATATCTATCCCAGTTTCTCAACCGGCTTTGGAGGTTTTTCTGCGCCGGAACAGGTTGATCGACTTGAAATTAGCGGAACGGAACAATTGGCGAATCAACACTATGAATTCAGTTTGCCCGAAGGTTATGCCGATGGCCTGAATAATGTGTACATGCAAATTGACTATACCGGCGACAAAGGGAAGCTGTATTTCAATCAACTGTTGGTGGCCGACAACTTTTACAGCGGCGATTTATGGGAGATTGGGCTCAACCGACTTCACCTATCGCTGGATGGTCAGCCACTGAAATTGGAAATTAGTCCGCTGCCAATCAACGCTCGGGTGTATTTTGATGATGCGGCGGCTAAGGAAGCGGCGACAAACGTTTCTGTGAAATCGGTGAATTTGGTTCCGGAATATTGCGTGGAAGTCGAATTTTAA